In Bacteroidota bacterium, the following proteins share a genomic window:
- a CDS encoding VWA domain-containing protein, with protein sequence MFRFEHIEYLWLLLAVIPVAGLFVFFFVWRKKAIAKFGDSSLVLQLIPDFSNGRHLVKFILILLSYVFIVFGFANPQIGTKQEKVKRQGIDIIIALDVSNSMMSEDVKPNRLARAKNFINNFMDQLKNDRLGIIVFAGKAYMQMPLTVDYSAGRMYLRAVNPGMVPTQGTNISEAINLAREGFVKGETKHKALIIITDGEDNQGGVDEAIEEIVKEGAKVFTIGVGNENGSPIPSGNDFKRDESGNIVLSKLNQEMLRDIAAKGNGKFFLLGSGKDEIDAIFKELGRINTKDFEEMVFTDFDDKFQWCLITAALLLLLEWWLSERKSRRLLNLWK encoded by the coding sequence ATGTTTCGGTTTGAGCATATAGAGTATTTGTGGTTGTTGCTGGCGGTTATTCCGGTAGCCGGACTCTTTGTTTTCTTTTTTGTCTGGAGGAAGAAAGCCATTGCAAAATTTGGAGATAGTTCGTTAGTGTTACAATTGATTCCTGATTTCTCAAACGGAAGACATCTGGTAAAGTTTATCTTGATTTTACTTTCGTATGTATTCATCGTTTTTGGCTTCGCGAATCCGCAGATTGGGACGAAACAAGAGAAAGTTAAACGGCAGGGGATTGATATCATCATCGCCCTAGATGTTTCCAACTCCATGATGAGTGAGGATGTGAAACCGAATCGTTTGGCACGGGCTAAAAATTTCATTAATAACTTCATGGACCAGTTAAAAAACGACCGGCTGGGCATCATTGTTTTTGCAGGAAAGGCGTATATGCAAATGCCCTTGACGGTGGACTACAGTGCCGGGCGAATGTATCTTCGGGCAGTGAATCCAGGAATGGTTCCAACTCAAGGCACTAACATCAGCGAGGCCATTAATCTGGCGAGAGAGGGGTTTGTAAAGGGTGAAACCAAACATAAGGCACTCATCATTATCACGGATGGAGAGGATAATCAAGGAGGGGTAGATGAGGCAATTGAAGAGATTGTAAAAGAAGGAGCAAAGGTGTTCACTATCGGCGTAGGGAATGAAAACGGGTCGCCGATTCCTTCAGGTAATGATTTTAAGAGAGATGAGAGTGGCAACATTGTGTTGTCTAAATTGAATCAGGAAATGTTGAGGGATATTGCAGCGAAAGGAAACGGAAAATTTTTCCTCTTAGGAAGTGGTAAAGATGAAATTGATGCCATCTTTAAAGAATTAGGCAGAATCAACACCAAAGACTTTGAAGAAATGGTTTTTACCGATTTTGATGATAAATTTCAGTGGTGTCTAATTACGGCCGCTTTATTGTTGTTGCTGGAATGGTGGCTGAGTGAGCGGAAAAGCCGCCGCTTATTAAATTTATGGAAATGA
- a CDS encoding VWA domain-containing protein: protein MFNNLSHITFANPWVLWFIPVVLLLAGLWWYFLSKKNNPTLILSSTNSFAGLGVPMKARLKKFLPALRVLTLILLLLAIARPQTSYDEEKVTTEGIDIVLAMDVSSSMLAKDFTPNRIEAAKKEAMEFIDGRPNDRIGLVIFAGESFTQCPVTIDHTILKNQLKQIKNGLLEDGTAIGMGLATATQRLKESQAKSKVVILMTDGVNNKGLVDPLTACDIAMQFGVRVYTIGIGTNGKAMTPVAMTQTGELIFDYADVQIDEALLKDIAKKTGGQYFRATDNKRLKEIYSQIDKLEKTKIEVSAYQRKTEKFHGFAFLAGLLLLLEVLFRYLFLKSVP, encoded by the coding sequence ATGTTTAACAATCTGAGTCATATCACTTTTGCGAATCCTTGGGTACTATGGTTTATTCCCGTAGTGCTGTTGCTCGCCGGGTTGTGGTGGTATTTTCTATCTAAAAAAAACAATCCAACACTTATCCTTTCCTCCACTAATTCATTCGCGGGATTAGGTGTGCCCATGAAGGCTAGGTTAAAGAAGTTCCTTCCAGCTTTAAGAGTGCTCACGCTAATTTTGTTACTACTGGCTATTGCAAGACCACAAACTTCTTATGATGAAGAAAAAGTGACTACGGAAGGAATAGACATTGTATTGGCGATGGACGTTTCTTCATCTATGCTCGCTAAAGATTTTACACCGAATCGCATTGAAGCTGCCAAAAAGGAAGCAATGGAGTTTATAGATGGCCGGCCAAACGACCGGATTGGTTTGGTGATTTTTGCTGGCGAAAGTTTCACCCAGTGCCCGGTAACGATTGACCACACTATCCTTAAAAATCAACTGAAGCAAATTAAAAATGGTTTGCTCGAAGATGGCACGGCTATAGGCATGGGCTTGGCTACAGCAACTCAGAGGCTTAAGGAAAGTCAAGCAAAAAGCAAGGTCGTTATTCTGATGACCGATGGGGTAAACAATAAAGGACTGGTGGATCCATTAACAGCTTGTGATATTGCAATGCAATTTGGAGTACGGGTCTATACCATTGGCATCGGTACCAACGGAAAAGCAATGACTCCGGTGGCCATGACTCAGACAGGCGAATTGATTTTTGATTATGCCGATGTGCAAATTGATGAAGCTCTTTTAAAGGACATCGCCAAGAAAACCGGGGGCCAATATTTCAGAGCAACTGACAACAAACGATTGAAAGAGATTTACTCTCAGATAGATAAACTGGAGAAAACAAAAATTGAGGTGAGTGCTTACCAACGCAAGACGGAAAAATTTCACGGCTTCGCTTTTCTTGCCGGCCTGCTTTTGTTACTGGAAGTGCTATTCAGGTATTTATTCTTAAAAAGCGTTCCATAG
- a CDS encoding DUF58 domain-containing protein: protein MSKNLSNSSEEKRRKLRRIEIKTRKLSNQIFSGSYHSAFKGKGISFSEVREYQYGDDVRTIDWNVTARNSKPFVKVFEEERELTMMLLIDVSQSSFFGTQNEFKNHIIAEISGILAFSAITNNDKVGVIFFSDSVEKFIPPKKGKTHILRIISEIYDFHPTNTGTNIVEALKYMNNVVKKKCITFLVSDFIPSKVTQRTAIDFKNSLNIIGKKHDLIGLHIYDEREVNLPDIGLIKVTDSETKQDFWIDTSDKQIRERYSKNFHENKKLTKELFGKSGAQFESIKTEDNYVIALMNMFKRREMRR, encoded by the coding sequence GTGTCAAAGAATCTTTCAAATAGTTCGGAGGAAAAGCGACGGAAGCTCCGTCGCATAGAAATAAAGACACGGAAATTATCTAATCAGATTTTCTCCGGCAGTTACCATTCTGCCTTTAAGGGGAAAGGAATTTCATTCAGCGAGGTACGTGAATATCAATACGGTGATGACGTGCGGACCATTGATTGGAATGTCACAGCTCGGAACAGTAAACCCTTTGTCAAGGTGTTTGAAGAGGAGCGCGAACTGACGATGATGTTGCTTATAGATGTAAGCCAGTCCTCGTTTTTTGGCACACAAAATGAATTCAAGAACCATATCATTGCCGAAATCAGTGGCATATTGGCTTTCTCAGCTATCACCAATAATGATAAAGTTGGGGTGATATTTTTTAGCGATTCTGTCGAGAAGTTTATTCCACCTAAAAAAGGGAAGACACATATTCTTCGCATCATTTCGGAAATTTATGATTTCCATCCCACCAATACCGGCACGAATATCGTTGAAGCACTAAAGTACATGAACAATGTGGTGAAAAAGAAGTGTATCACTTTTCTTGTTTCTGATTTCATTCCTTCCAAAGTAACCCAGCGGACAGCGATAGACTTCAAAAATTCTTTAAACATTATTGGGAAAAAACATGATTTGATTGGCCTGCACATTTATGACGAGCGTGAGGTTAATCTGCCGGACATTGGTTTGATTAAAGTAACCGATTCGGAAACCAAACAGGATTTTTGGATTGATACCTCCGACAAGCAAATACGTGAACGATATTCTAAAAATTTTCATGAAAACAAGAAACTGACCAAAGAACTTTTTGGAAAAAGCGGAGCCCAGTTTGAGTCTATTAAGACAGAAGATAACTATGTCATTGCTCTGATGAATATGTTTAAGAGAAGGGAGATGAGAAGATGA
- a CDS encoding AAA family ATPase, whose protein sequence is MSGNTTVDIASLNERINRESAFVDVLNMELGKTIVGQKYMMERLLLAMLANGHILLEGVPGLAKTLAIKSLASAIHAKFSRIQFTPDLLPADLIGTMIYSQKENDFSVKKGPVFANFVLADEINRAPAKVQSALLEAMQEKQVTIGDKTFHLEEPFLVLATQNPIEQEGTYPLPEAQVDRFMLKAVITYPKREEEQLIIRQNMNLENKKINQVVQKEDIMKARQTVREVYMDEKIERYILDIVFATRKPEDYKLNKLKPLISYGGSPRASINLALASKAYAFIKRRGYVIPEDVRAICFDVMRHRVGLTYEAEAENITAEEVISDILNAVEVP, encoded by the coding sequence ATATCAGGAAACACCACCGTTGACATTGCCTCACTTAACGAACGTATCAATCGCGAAAGTGCTTTTGTAGATGTTTTGAATATGGAATTGGGCAAGACCATTGTAGGACAAAAATATATGATGGAAAGACTGCTGCTAGCCATGCTTGCCAACGGGCATATTTTGCTCGAAGGCGTACCCGGCTTGGCAAAAACTCTGGCGATTAAATCACTTGCCTCAGCTATTCATGCCAAGTTTTCACGCATTCAATTTACACCGGATTTGTTGCCTGCTGATTTGATTGGCACCATGATTTACAGTCAGAAGGAAAATGACTTTTCTGTAAAGAAGGGACCAGTTTTTGCCAATTTTGTTTTGGCAGATGAAATCAACCGTGCACCGGCCAAGGTGCAATCGGCCTTGCTTGAAGCCATGCAGGAAAAGCAAGTGACAATCGGCGATAAAACATTTCACTTAGAAGAGCCCTTCCTTGTGCTCGCCACTCAAAACCCTATTGAACAGGAAGGAACTTATCCGCTACCTGAAGCACAAGTGGATCGTTTCATGCTGAAAGCGGTGATTACTTATCCAAAGAGAGAGGAGGAACAACTGATTATTCGTCAGAATATGAATCTGGAGAACAAAAAAATCAATCAGGTGGTTCAGAAAGAAGACATCATGAAAGCCCGCCAAACAGTTCGCGAAGTATATATGGATGAAAAAATTGAGCGCTATATCCTCGATATCGTCTTTGCAACCCGTAAACCAGAGGATTATAAGCTCAATAAACTGAAACCGCTAATCAGTTACGGAGGTTCACCGCGTGCCAGTATCAACTTGGCTTTGGCTTCTAAGGCCTATGCTTTTATCAAACGCCGTGGTTACGTCATACCGGAAGATGTTCGAGCAATATGTTTCGATGTGATGCGGCACCGAGTGGGGTTGACATACGAAGCTGAGGCGGAAAACATTACAGCGGAAGAAGTAATCAGCGACATTCTGAATGCGGTGGAAGTACCATAG
- a CDS encoding glycosyltransferase family 2 protein produces the protein MSHSIEISVVIPVYNEKENIKILYDELSRVLNNFEFRSEVIFVDDGSVDDTFGTIRNLINSNMVQVKAISLSRNFGHQIALTAGLEQAKGKVAISLDGDMQHPPSVIPELYKKYLDGYDIVNTIRRDDEKVGVFKQMSSGLFYKIFNFLSPTRIESATADFRLLSRKALDAFLQFPEKDRFIRGMVVWMGFSQTYISYKADARRKGNSKFTLLKMLSLSLNAITSFSSAPLKIPLLMGGVVFFISVFYIFFALWRYAHGATIPGWTSLLVSVLFLGSVQLISIGILGVYLGRIFNETKSRPLYFVKETWGILSRD, from the coding sequence GTGAGTCACTCTATCGAAATCTCTGTCGTTATACCGGTTTATAACGAAAAAGAAAATATCAAAATACTTTATGACGAGTTGTCGCGGGTATTAAATAATTTCGAATTCCGTTCAGAGGTAATTTTTGTGGATGACGGATCGGTGGATGATACCTTTGGAACCATCCGAAATCTGATCAACAGCAACATGGTTCAAGTCAAGGCCATTTCACTTTCGCGCAACTTTGGTCACCAGATTGCGCTAACCGCGGGGTTGGAACAAGCAAAAGGGAAGGTAGCGATATCTTTAGATGGAGACATGCAACATCCTCCTTCGGTTATCCCGGAGTTGTATAAAAAATACTTGGACGGCTACGATATCGTGAATACGATTAGACGGGATGATGAAAAGGTTGGAGTATTTAAGCAGATGTCTTCCGGATTGTTTTATAAGATTTTTAATTTTCTTTCTCCAACCAGAATTGAAAGTGCCACTGCCGACTTCCGGCTATTAAGTAGAAAGGCACTGGATGCCTTCCTTCAATTCCCAGAAAAGGACCGTTTTATCAGAGGAATGGTTGTTTGGATGGGCTTTTCGCAAACCTATATCTCCTATAAAGCGGACGCTAGACGCAAGGGTAACTCCAAGTTTACGCTTCTTAAAATGCTATCGCTCAGCCTCAATGCTATTACTTCCTTTTCTTCTGCACCCCTGAAAATCCCTTTGCTAATGGGTGGTGTTGTCTTTTTTATTTCGGTGTTTTATATATTTTTTGCCCTATGGAGATATGCTCACGGGGCTACCATCCCGGGATGGACTTCCTTACTTGTTTCAGTACTTTTTCTTGGCTCAGTTCAACTAATCAGTATCGGAATTTTAGGTGTTTATTTGGGCAGAATATTTAATGAGACTAAAAGTCGCCCCTTGTATTTTGTTAAAGAAACTTGGGGTATACTAAGTAGAGATTAA
- a CDS encoding collagen-like protein, whose amino-acid sequence MIKQLLLSFTFLSIACGVMSQAPNNLNYQAVVRDASGQIVANSSVGIRFSIHDLTAAGNVVFQETQTLPTNQFGLVSTKIGANGNLAIVNWSNGNKFLQVEVDIAGGTSYNDMGTSQLASVPYALFAANSLPGPAGPSGAAGVTGPTGESGTIGATGPSGLQGATGATGATGPAGTGGGGDGLPKIVSGSISVGSSYVSTNATTTLTNGICAPTASSLWLPCTGGLCAVCTETYAQLLPVGFNIIGAAVLEGTEKTVVKTDTSGVLIMANLSIKSTNNATNGLGVGSRYALWVQRSTDNFAANAVNIYRVEEGTAAGTTLTTNPPTLSSGTSNTTIIYPDLGLTPGTYQYRIVYQGLLGGGTGQAVYLQDRSMVLMHVKP is encoded by the coding sequence ATGATAAAGCAGCTACTTTTATCTTTTACTTTTCTATCCATTGCTTGTGGAGTTATGTCACAGGCTCCGAACAATCTTAATTATCAGGCGGTAGTGCGCGATGCTTCAGGACAAATCGTTGCCAATTCATCTGTGGGGATCCGCTTTAGTATCCATGATCTCACTGCGGCAGGAAATGTTGTTTTCCAAGAAACACAGACATTGCCTACAAATCAATTTGGTTTGGTGAGTACCAAAATCGGGGCAAATGGAAATCTGGCTATCGTAAATTGGAGCAATGGCAATAAGTTTTTACAAGTTGAAGTAGATATTGCGGGAGGCACTAGCTATAATGATATGGGTACTTCTCAATTAGCCAGCGTTCCTTATGCTCTGTTTGCTGCTAACAGTTTGCCAGGACCTGCGGGTCCGTCTGGTGCAGCCGGAGTAACTGGCCCTACAGGAGAATCTGGCACAATTGGCGCTACGGGCCCTTCCGGCTTGCAGGGAGCTACGGGTGCCACCGGTGCTACTGGTCCGGCAGGAACAGGCGGCGGAGGTGATGGACTACCGAAGATAGTATCGGGCAGCATATCAGTTGGATCTTCCTATGTTTCAACCAATGCTACCACTACCTTGACCAACGGCATTTGTGCGCCTACTGCATCATCTTTATGGCTCCCCTGTACTGGTGGGCTATGTGCAGTGTGTACTGAAACTTATGCGCAACTCTTACCGGTAGGTTTCAACATCATTGGGGCAGCGGTACTAGAAGGAACGGAAAAAACTGTGGTGAAGACTGACACCAGTGGAGTGCTAATCATGGCTAACCTTTCCATTAAGTCCACAAATAATGCTACTAATGGGTTAGGAGTAGGTTCTCGTTATGCTCTTTGGGTACAAAGAAGCACAGATAATTTTGCCGCCAATGCAGTAAATATCTATCGAGTAGAAGAGGGTACGGCTGCGGGAACCACACTAACAACAAACCCACCTACCCTGAGCAGCGGCACATCTAATACAACCATTATTTACCCTGATTTAGGATTGACACCTGGTACTTACCAATACCGGATAGTATATCAGGGGTTGTTAGGCGGAGGCACTGGTCAGGCAGTCTATTTGCAAGACCGTTCCATGGTACTGATGCACGTGAAACCTTAA
- a CDS encoding sigma-70 family RNA polymerase sigma factor has protein sequence MRMQLLSDKELIQLYLSGERLALERLILRHKDKIYTSIYVMVRDQYLAEDIFQETFIRVIDTLRSGKYNDEGKFAPWAARIAYNLCIDHFRKLKRLPGIVTSEGDDIFKYLKFEERSEEDHIRTENYEGKLKELVEQLPEEQKEVLILRHFFNFSFKEVSEYTKTPVNTCLARMRYALINIRKIMEEQKVVLR, from the coding sequence ATGCGCATGCAATTATTAAGCGACAAGGAACTGATTCAATTGTATCTTTCCGGTGAGAGGTTGGCTCTCGAAAGGCTAATCCTTCGTCATAAGGATAAAATCTACACCTCTATTTACGTGATGGTGAGAGATCAATATCTCGCCGAAGACATTTTTCAAGAAACGTTTATCCGCGTCATTGATACGTTGCGTTCCGGGAAATATAATGATGAGGGCAAGTTTGCGCCATGGGCGGCTCGAATTGCTTATAATCTATGTATTGACCATTTTAGAAAACTAAAACGATTGCCGGGAATTGTAACTAGTGAAGGAGATGACATCTTTAAGTATCTAAAATTTGAGGAGCGCTCTGAAGAAGACCATATCCGGACTGAAAATTACGAGGGGAAGTTAAAGGAGTTGGTTGAGCAATTGCCGGAGGAGCAAAAGGAGGTATTGATTCTCCGACATTTTTTCAATTTCAGTTTCAAGGAAGTTTCAGAATATACCAAAACACCAGTCAATACCTGTCTGGCACGGATGCGTTATGCGTTGATTAACATCCGTAAGATTATGGAAGAACAAAAGGTAGTGCTGCGTTGA
- the uvrA gene encoding excinuclease ABC subunit UvrA — translation MKSPNKSFADEKKIFIKGARVHNLKNVDVELPKNKFIVVTGVSGSGKSSLTIDTLYAEGQRRYVESLSSYARQFLTRMDKPDVDYIKGLCPAIAIEQKVSTRTTRSTVGSLTEIYDYLRLLFARIGKTYSPVSGEVVQKHEVMDAVNFIFGLDEGEKVYIYFENKVQKNFQDDLKLLLQKGFTRIKSGKGIDKIEELIENKKTISKRAETSILVLVDRLVVKQADEDLKSRAADSVQTTFSEGHGECVIEYGEHRTKVFSNKFEADGISFEEPSPDFFNFNNPYGACKTCEGFGTVLGLDEDLIFPDKELSMYENAAAPWRGEKMSEWLEPLLKKGVLFDFPIHRSYKDLSEEEKELLWSGNKYFKGLSDFFKHIEEQSYKIQYRVMLSRYRGKTTCPDCKGSRIRKDAQYVKINDRNISSLMLLPIKELYVFFKEIKLGKTETKIAERILAEVNSRLQTMMDVGLGYLTLNRLSNTLSGGETQRINLTRSIGSNLTSSLYILDEPSIGLHQRDTDRLIRVLKNLRDLGNTVVVVEHDEDLMQASDHIVDMGPEAGVFGGEVMFNGSTKELLKAKTLTAKYLNGEIKIPFSKKRRKPSNWLEIMGASQHNLKNIDVRFPLNALTVVSGVSGSGKTTLVKKILYPAIVRLLDSTGEKPGTYRDLKGDLKRVTAIEMIDQNPLGRSSRSNPVTYVKAYDGIRDMLARQQLAKIRGYQAKDFSFNVEGGRCETCKGDGEVIVEMQFLADVHLKCESCNGRKFKEEVLEVRYKDKNVYDILELSVDEAMIFFADHKDIITKLTPLQNVGLGYVKLGQSSSTLSGGEAQRVKLASFLNKGAAPNPVLFIFDEPTTGLHFHDISKLISSFNQLIEAGHSVIVIEHNMDVIKCADWLIDLGPEGGDDGGELLYQGEPEGILSVKKSYTAKYLRPKLNG, via the coding sequence TTGAAATCTCCAAATAAATCTTTTGCCGACGAAAAAAAGATTTTCATCAAGGGAGCCCGGGTACACAATCTGAAGAACGTAGATGTGGAACTTCCCAAGAACAAGTTCATTGTAGTAACCGGGGTCTCCGGCTCTGGAAAGTCATCCCTCACCATTGATACACTCTATGCAGAGGGACAGCGTCGCTATGTGGAGTCGTTGTCGTCCTATGCCCGCCAGTTTCTTACCCGAATGGATAAGCCAGACGTTGATTACATCAAAGGCTTGTGTCCTGCGATTGCGATCGAACAGAAGGTCTCTACGAGAACCACCCGCTCTACCGTAGGCTCGCTTACTGAAATATACGATTATCTCCGCCTTTTGTTCGCTCGAATTGGAAAAACTTATTCCCCTGTTTCTGGTGAAGTAGTACAAAAACATGAGGTGATGGATGCGGTGAACTTCATCTTTGGATTGGATGAAGGAGAAAAGGTCTACATCTATTTTGAAAATAAGGTTCAGAAAAATTTTCAGGATGATCTCAAACTTTTATTACAAAAGGGATTCACCCGTATCAAATCGGGAAAGGGGATTGATAAAATAGAGGAGCTAATCGAAAATAAGAAGACGATTTCTAAGCGAGCAGAAACTTCCATTCTGGTCCTAGTGGATAGGCTGGTTGTTAAACAAGCTGATGAAGATTTGAAATCTCGGGCAGCCGATTCAGTACAAACTACTTTTAGCGAGGGGCATGGCGAATGTGTGATTGAATATGGTGAGCATAGGACCAAAGTATTCTCCAATAAGTTTGAGGCCGATGGGATTTCATTTGAAGAACCCAGCCCTGATTTTTTCAATTTCAACAACCCCTATGGCGCCTGCAAAACCTGCGAAGGCTTTGGAACAGTGTTGGGATTAGATGAAGATTTGATTTTCCCAGACAAGGAACTTTCCATGTACGAAAACGCAGCAGCGCCTTGGCGGGGCGAAAAGATGAGTGAATGGCTGGAGCCACTTTTAAAAAAAGGAGTCTTGTTTGATTTCCCAATCCACCGCTCTTATAAAGATCTGAGTGAGGAGGAAAAAGAGCTGCTCTGGTCAGGAAACAAATATTTCAAGGGACTAAGTGATTTCTTCAAACATATCGAGGAGCAGAGCTATAAAATTCAGTATCGCGTGATGCTGAGCCGCTATCGTGGCAAGACCACCTGTCCCGATTGCAAAGGCTCCCGGATTCGGAAAGATGCGCAATACGTAAAAATAAACGACCGAAATATTTCTTCCTTAATGTTGTTGCCAATCAAGGAACTCTATGTTTTTTTCAAGGAAATAAAACTGGGCAAGACAGAAACCAAAATAGCGGAACGCATTCTTGCCGAGGTCAACAGCCGCCTGCAAACCATGATGGATGTAGGCTTAGGATACTTAACCCTGAATCGTCTTTCTAATACTCTCTCAGGTGGCGAAACACAACGTATCAACCTGACTCGCTCTATCGGGAGCAACCTTACTTCGTCCTTGTATATTTTGGATGAGCCGAGTATTGGTTTGCATCAGCGAGATACGGACCGCTTGATTCGAGTGCTGAAGAACCTCCGCGACTTGGGGAATACGGTGGTAGTGGTAGAACATGACGAGGACTTGATGCAGGCGAGCGACCACATTGTGGACATGGGGCCTGAAGCCGGGGTGTTTGGAGGCGAGGTGATGTTTAATGGCAGCACCAAAGAATTATTAAAAGCGAAAACACTAACAGCCAAGTATTTGAATGGTGAAATAAAAATTCCATTTAGTAAAAAAAGGCGCAAGCCAAGTAATTGGTTGGAAATCATGGGGGCATCGCAGCATAATTTGAAAAACATAGATGTCCGGTTTCCATTGAATGCCTTGACGGTGGTAAGCGGAGTGAGTGGCTCAGGGAAAACAACCTTGGTCAAGAAAATTTTATATCCGGCGATAGTCAGGTTATTAGATTCTACCGGAGAAAAACCGGGGACCTATCGCGATCTGAAAGGCGACCTGAAGCGGGTGACCGCCATTGAAATGATTGACCAGAATCCTTTAGGAAGAAGTTCGCGCTCCAATCCGGTAACCTACGTAAAAGCTTATGACGGTATCCGCGATATGCTTGCCAGACAACAACTGGCCAAAATCCGCGGCTATCAGGCAAAAGATTTTTCATTCAACGTAGAGGGTGGCCGCTGCGAAACCTGTAAGGGAGATGGAGAAGTGATTGTAGAAATGCAGTTCCTTGCTGATGTTCATTTGAAATGCGAATCCTGCAACGGCAGAAAATTTAAAGAAGAAGTGCTGGAAGTTCGGTATAAAGACAAGAATGTTTATGACATTCTGGAACTGAGCGTAGATGAAGCCATGATATTTTTTGCCGACCATAAAGATATTATTACCAAACTCACCCCCTTGCAGAACGTAGGTCTGGGTTATGTCAAACTTGGCCAATCGAGTTCTACTTTAAGCGGCGGCGAAGCCCAGCGTGTAAAGCTGGCCTCGTTTCTCAATAAGGGTGCAGCACCCAATCCGGTGCTCTTTATTTTTGATGAGCCCACCACCGGTCTTCATTTTCATGACATCAGCAAATTGATTTCCTCTTTCAATCAACTCATCGAAGCCGGTCACTCGGTTATAGTGATTGAACATAACATGGACGTCATTAAATGTGCTGACTGGCTCATTGACCTCGGTCCCGAAGGAGGTGACGACGGCGGCGAGTTGCTTTATCAGGGAGAGCCGGAGGGCATCCTTTCTGTCAAAAAATCGTACACGGCAAAATATCTTCGACCCAAATTGAATGGATAA
- a CDS encoding carboxypeptidase regulatory-like domain-containing protein produces the protein MNRIPLLVLMVFGVFGLSAQSHFYGIVKKWDGSATPIYQALVKVKEGEKVLPSIKSYFDGSYKFELSENKTYKVYISKQGCSDTTFTITTDKDAKPSMQYVTVRLIKDGMRLTGSVRSRDEKFPIRDATVILRNVMTREEQRSTTGIDGSYNLRLDYETNYRLSLDKWSPGIMNKYRDTTFYLSTVGFSQPVDYRLDVYLIPDEEGTTEPREDYDPTRTPENKKLKPALDLSKIKYRSLDKEDPGQPAKKPTTTPVAKPK, from the coding sequence ATGAATAGAATTCCCTTGTTAGTGCTGATGGTTTTCGGAGTGTTTGGCCTGTCGGCACAGAGTCATTTTTATGGAATAGTCAAAAAATGGGATGGCTCGGCCACCCCTATTTATCAGGCTTTAGTTAAGGTGAAAGAAGGAGAGAAGGTGCTTCCTTCCATCAAATCGTATTTCGACGGCAGCTATAAATTTGAACTGAGCGAAAATAAAACTTACAAGGTGTATATCTCCAAGCAAGGTTGTTCGGATACTACCTTCACGATAACCACCGACAAAGATGCCAAGCCATCTATGCAATACGTCACCGTGCGCCTCATAAAGGATGGAATGCGTCTTACAGGCTCCGTGCGAAGTCGCGATGAGAAATTTCCCATTCGGGACGCAACAGTTATTTTACGCAATGTCATGACCCGCGAAGAACAGCGCAGCACCACCGGCATTGACGGCTCCTATAACCTCCGCCTCGATTATGAAACCAACTACCGCCTAAGCCTCGACAAATGGTCGCCGGGCATTATGAATAAATATCGCGACACCACTTTTTATCTTTCTACTGTGGGCTTCAGCCAACCGGTGGATTATCGCCTCGATGTTTACCTGATTCCTGATGAAGAGGGCACCACCGAGCCTCGCGAAGACTATGATCCTACTCGCACGCCCGAAAACAAAAAGTTGAAACCCGCCCTCGACCTCAGCAAAATAAAATACCGCTCGCTTGATAAAGAAGATCCGGGCCAGCCAGCCAAGAAGCCAACGACTACCCCGGTAGCCAAGCCGAAATAG